CGGGGACGATCACTCCCCCGCCGCCGCCGTACACCTTGACGTGCCCGGCCCCGCGCTCGCGCAGCAGCTCCACCAGGTACGTGAAGAACTCCACGTGCCCGCCCTGGTACGAGCTGATCGCCACGCCCTGGACGTCCTCCTGGATGGCGGCGGTGACGATCTCGTCGACCGAGCGGTTGTGGCCGAGATGGATGACCTCGGCGCCCTGTGACTGGAGGATGCGCCGCATGATGTTGATCGCCGCGTCGTGGCCGTCGAACAGGGCCGCTGCGGTCACGAAGCGTACGGGATGTTCCGGGACATGCACGCCTTTTCACTCCTTCGTGAGGGCTCTCCCTCGAAGATACTAGGACGTCCTACTATTTCGACAGTATGACGTCCTGGTATTTGCCACGGTCGCCTGGGGTAGACGTGCCCCAGGGGGTGAGGCCGCATGCGCGCGCTGACGTTCGCACCGGGCAGGAAAGGGACGCTCGCCGTCGAGGAGGTGCCGGATCCCGCGCCGGGCAAGGGCCAGCTGCTCGTGCAGGGGCTGGCGCTGGGCGTCTGCGGGACCGACCGGGAACTGGCGACGGCCGACTACGGCTGGCCGCCGCCCGGCAGGGAGCGGATGGTCATCGGGCACGAATCGCTCGGCCGGGTGCTGGAGGTGCCCGAAGGGTCCGCGTACTCGCCGGGCGACCTGGTGGTGGGCGTGGTGCGCCGGCCGGACCCGGTGCCGTGCGGGGCGTGCCTGCGGGGCGAGTTCGACATGTGCCGCAACGGCCGCTACACCGAGCGCGGCATCAAGCAGCTCGACGGGTACGGCTCCGAGCGCTGGACGGTGGAGGCCGGCTACGCCGTGCGGCTGGACCGTTCGCTGGAGAGCGTCGGCATGCTGGTCGAGCCCGCCTCGGTGGTCGCCAAGGCGTGGGAGCAGATCGACCGGATCGGGTCACGGACCTGGTTCGAGCCTGGCAAGCTGCTCGTCACCGGGGCCGGGCCGATCGGGCTGCTGGCGGCGCTGATGGGGCGGCAGCGGGGGCTCGAGGTGCACGTGCTCGACCGCTCCCCCGAAGGGCTCAAGTCCCGGCTGGTGGAGGAGCTCGGGGCGACCTACCACTCGGCGACGTCGCTCAAGGCGTTCGCCACCGACAGGCCCGACATCATCATCGAGTGCACGGGGGCCGGGGCGCTCGTCATGGACGCCATGATCAGCACGGCCGCCGCGGGCATCGTCTGCCTGGCCGGCCTCGCTCCCGGCGGGCGTACGCACCGGGTGGACGCGGGGGTGATCAACCGGGACATCGTGCTGGAGAACGACGTGGTCTTCGGCACCGTGAACGCGAACCTGCGGCACTACCGGGACGCCGCCGTCGCCCTGGCCAAGGCCGACCTCGGGTGGCTGGAGCGGCTCATCACGCGCCGGGTCCCGCTGTCGCACGCCCTGGACGCCTTCGC
This genomic interval from Nonomuraea helvata contains the following:
- a CDS encoding glucose 1-dehydrogenase codes for the protein MRALTFAPGRKGTLAVEEVPDPAPGKGQLLVQGLALGVCGTDRELATADYGWPPPGRERMVIGHESLGRVLEVPEGSAYSPGDLVVGVVRRPDPVPCGACLRGEFDMCRNGRYTERGIKQLDGYGSERWTVEAGYAVRLDRSLESVGMLVEPASVVAKAWEQIDRIGSRTWFEPGKLLVTGAGPIGLLAALMGRQRGLEVHVLDRSPEGLKSRLVEELGATYHSATSLKAFATDRPDIIIECTGAGALVMDAMISTAAAGIVCLAGLAPGGRTHRVDAGVINRDIVLENDVVFGTVNANLRHYRDAAVALAKADLGWLERLITRRVPLSHALDAFAPGDDVKVVIDLTT